Sequence from the Exiguobacterium aurantiacum genome:
CATGAACGCAACCAAGCCCACGTTTCGATTCAAGACTTCGGTATCGGGATTCCCGAGCATGCGTTCGAAGAGCTGTTTAAAAAGTTTTATCGCGTCGATAATTCAGACACGCGTCAAATCGGTGGAACCGGCCTCGGTTTATCGATTTGTAAGGAAATCATCGAATCACACGGCGGTAGTATCGAAGTCGAGTCGAGCGTAGGAGTTGGCTCGACATTCACGTTCACGTTGGACTTAGCGGAGGAGACGTCATGAACCATTATGCTTTCACCGGTTTCCCAGGTTTTTTGGCCGGGAAACTGATCACACACCTCGCAACCTTGCCGAATCAAATCGGGACGATTTACGCACTCCACCTCCCGACCGAACGTTCTGGTGCACTCGCTTTGAAACAGGAGCTATTGGATGCCACGTCGTTACGGGACGATCAGCTCGTGCTCGTCGAGGCCGATATCACGCTGCCGGAAGTCGTGCTCGACCCGATTATGCGCTCGGTCATCGAACGCGAAGTGAATTACGTGTTTCATCTGGCCGCCGCGTACGATTTGAGCATCCCTTACGACGTCGGGTATCGCATCAACCTGCTCGGGACGAAACACATCACCTCGCTCGCGAAACGGGCGCCGCACTTGAAGCGCTATGTCTATTTCAGCACGGCCTATGTGTCCGGACGCCGCCAAGGCACCGTCTATGAGAACGAGTTATGGCACCGTGTCCGCTTCAAAAATCATTACGAGGCGACAAAATATGAAGCCGAGGCCATCGTCTCGCGCGAGCTCGGCTCGATGCCGGTGACCATCATCCGTCCCGGCATTGTCATCGGCCATAGTCAGACCGGCGA
This genomic interval carries:
- a CDS encoding SDR family oxidoreductase; this translates as MNHYAFTGFPGFLAGKLITHLATLPNQIGTIYALHLPTERSGALALKQELLDATSLRDDQLVLVEADITLPEVVLDPIMRSVIEREVNYVFHLAAAYDLSIPYDVGYRINLLGTKHITSLAKRAPHLKRYVYFSTAYVSGRRQGTVYENELWHRVRFKNHYEATKYEAEAIVSRELGSMPVTIIRPGIVIGHSQTGETKKFDGVYFVLKLMDQLRQAAPLPYIGRQNIEVNLVPYDYVVEATAYLAHAPVGLKRTFHLTDPFPHGAREVYRMIHEEMFGRPPRGTIPHAVAETGFSALQLSERYGVPRELLTYFKHQVHFDTTQTLRALSGTDIVCPDLKDYLPKVVAYYETHKKP